The nucleotide sequence TGCTGTTTTACTAACCCGTCGACGATCAGGGCCTTTCTTTACGTTAAATCGAACATTTTAATCACATATTTTTCTCTTATAAATACCTAAGTTGGAGATAAAAGTTAGTACtcgaattaatattttttaaggcgACTTTCCGTTACCGTGAAATAAAAGACGTACACTGCCATCTACTGGCGGGTAGCGAAGTTATTCTTCCTCTTACGACATGTATACAGATTCCGTTCCGCAGTGGCAAATTGCATAGATATATGTACTTTGTACTTCCACTGAATAATAAGTTAGACTTGTGAAAATCCGGTTTGCTCATTAATTGCCCCCTATGGGGCTCACAACAGGTCAAAACGGAGCCCTATAGCTGTTACGTATCCTTTCATCCTGTCACACAGGTTTTACAGCAAACTATTGGAGCGTCTTGTTGACCCAaatagtactattagttattatgTGCCCAAAGGTGTAAATTATCAATAgatatatttaaatgtttttaagaGGGATTCCCATCCCATACAGTAATTTAAAGATGGACGCGGAAAAAAACAACCTTCATCATTGAGTGGccaattttaaaacaaagttcGAGATGCCGCCATAGCACcggcgctactacgaaactcgaagttcgtgtcgtgcggtccctctcgctctcgtattaaataagctCTAATAGTGCTATGGGAATCTTGCTAAATCCGGGCATTTCAAGCCAACTGCTGGAACTAATGGATTaggtacgcgtgcgaagccgcgggtaaaatcttgtaaaaaaatatttcgattaTTTCAGTGACACCGTGAAGCTAtaggaaaacaaaaaaaaaatgctttatctGTGGTACCCGGTTGACAGTGACAGGAAATGGCTGCCCGTCAGCCCGTCTGACTGACACACAAGGGACAATCTCGTTCGTTTCGTTTACACAATAAAAACATCAATTCCGTCACAAACAAAGTATTACACATTCCAAAACTAACAATCGTTAAAGTACCTAAAAGCGATGAAACTAAGTTAAATATTGCTTCAATGTGGAATGGAATCAACAAACATGACAAGCGAATGGGTCACTACGGTAACTATAGTAAAAGAAGAACCTGTTGAGGTCCCAGAGTGTGATGTAGTGATAGAAGAGGAGCCCAAGGACTATTCTGGGGCTCTTTTGGCTAATCGGGACCTTAAAAAGGGCGATAGTTCGCCAAAAGAGTCTGAAGAAGTAAACACAAACTCGCTGAACAAAATGATAGAAGCGGTGCCCAAGGAAGACTGTGATGCTGGTAAATAGCTAGATTttggtttttaataatttaaaactagtTATTTGTCAGTTTTAGTTATCTTGTAAACTACCATATAAACAAGACATAACTGGCTTTTATGTGTCTATGTTttaaggtttatttattttatattctatAAATGTGTAACTCGCGGCACTATATACTGTATCTAACCACTTCGCTATAGAGAATATGTATTATAGGCCACAAAGGTGATGGACGTCTCTCGTAAGATAAGAAGACTGAAATGGCGATGGACAGGCATACTTGGAATAGACATACACAAAACATAAAGACATCACAATACATAGGGATCTTGCTGAGCGGCCcatctggcagctcgccctctctctggtaagctgtaaaagccgtctgaggctaacagcaacagcccattcttaaaaaaaaaaaacctgggaCAGTTCAAAATATTTAGCTATACTTTGCTAGTTAGAGCTTAATTCTGTTctttagttatatattttagaGGTTAAGGATtctcaattcaatttttgggattataatggccccatcgaacaatgcgatgattccgccaatgtcgaggttggataaGACACTGCCAGACGACTTCAGGTCAAGTACGGTAGAGCTGTCCTTGTTCGGTAGAATACCAGCCACAACcaatctaaaacaaaaagtagCCACCACTGAACAACCCACTACTTAACGTATAGGTTAAGGATTCTCATGGAGCAGTTTAACAGAATGTGGTCGGCGGTACCCTGCTTCAAGTGACATAAACAGAGGTGGGATTGAATAATACCCCATCTATACAACAGCTTCTAAAAACTACAAAATTATGTAGCCTGTAGTTCCATAAGATTATGACAACCATAACACAGGTTTTCTTCTTTCAGCTGTTGAAGACTGGCCCCCGTATCCTGATGTCAAAGTGGAGGTGCTCTTGGACGCGCCCCCTCCCTCAGGCGACAGGCACTTCTACCCAGTCATACGTCTGCGACATTTGCGACAAAGCCTTCAAACAAAACTCATCATTATACCATCACAGAAGACTGCATTCCGGTGAACGCCCGTTCCATTGTGAAACATGTTTCAGAACATTCAAGCGCAAGGCGCATCTACATTCCCACAAAAGTATTCATGACCCTGCACCCAAAGAAGGCACAGTCTTCCCATGTGACGTTTGCGAGAAAGTATTCACTAGGCAAATCAACTTGGATCTCCACATGAGAGTACACACTAACGATCGTCCCTTTCCATGCAATGTGTGTGACAAACGCTTCACAAGGAAACAGCATTTGATGGTGCACAGTCTATTGCACACGGGTGAAAAACCGTTCCCTTGCACTGTGTGTGCAAAGCCTTTTAATACCGCATCACACTTACAAGTACACATGCGGGTACACACAGGCGAAAAGCCCTATACATGTGATGTGTGTGATAAGCAATTTGCTTACAAATCGCACTTCAATGAGCACAAAAGAATTCATACTGGTGAGAAACCGTTCCGCTGTGATTTGTGTGAGAGGAAATTTGCCTGTCGTTCGCAGCTCCGTGTGCATAGAAGGACTCATAACGGACAGAAGCCGTATCGGTGTGAGtcgtgcaataaagagtttgcttATAAAAGTCTTTATCAAATTCATAAGCGTATGCACACGGGAGACAAACCGTTTCCGTGTGATCAATGTGGCAAAAGCTTTACGTGCCGGTCACACTTAGTCGTGCATCAGCGGATTCACACGGGTGAAAAGCCTTGGACTTGTGATTTGTgtagtaaatattttacaagGAAAGCGCACTTGGCAGTGCATAAAAAAGCTCACAAAGATGGAAAACTGTGTGATATATAGAttgtttaaaagttatttttgccTTAGCGTATTTAGCGTAAGatattgtttacatttattattaaaatctttTTAGTATGATGGTATTTTATTGGTGTGCAGAAAAtcgtagattgtacaacaagaccATAAatcgagccattttacccaagacgttcatatagacACTCAAGGgaaaaaatggatttaatgctttTTACACTCTGTTTTCACTTAGGACGACTTGTACACTTTTTTAATCTcaatttaaggcttaaactgacagttcttgtatggatctgacaggacttaagaccacttaaacctatattaaaaagcctgcaagtggacattagattgcgaggaaatgaaatagcaacagtggaaacaataattcacttttgtaacttattttttatgcattgcaataaaaataaaaaaaacactgatttattttgattgattttagttttatgtaaattaataattatttaaaaaatatgtataatagaaactttttttgtttttggctgttgacacttgattaccttggtcttataCGTACTACgttttattagtattaaaaaaacggtaaacaatcttgaagagcctttttatgatttttaaaaaacagtaactattacttatgacaccaaaataatttaaatgatcataatgtccttgctatttgctgtaacttatttttcaaaatagttttttaataaaaaggcaagTCAAGATCGctttaccttctttctaatacttaaaaaaacaaagtatagacaaagattttattttaatcactaaagcataaaaagtcatttttctcaaaaattaccgTTATAGCGCCTACAGACTCACGCGAGAAGTCTCGGCGAGAAGTCTTGCCGAAGAATTGCGCGAGAACCGAGATGGCATCTACACTCGTGCGACCTTCTCATTCGCATTCTCGATCGTTATCCGGAATGGACGACAgtgcagcggcttgcatcccaTAAAATAGGCTCTGAATGAAAATGTTCTATGAACTTTAATTCTAATGCGTTACTCCACTGTGAACCGTACTGGTTCAACACTCAGAAGTAAGGAGTTTGAATGCAGAAACACTCAGCAGtattggaaaacagttttattgtttaaaagttaCAACAGTTCAACTTAGTTAAGTAGACAAATCGCAGTACTCTGAAATTATTTTACTAGCCCTGATGCTGAAAAACGAATGTCCCGGCATACCACCGTAGGCCGTCTGTCAAATGTCTTTCCCGCCATTTtacttgcttgtgattggtcgTCGATAAGTGTCATCCCTCGACCGATCACAAGAAACCAAcacaactatttttaattataatattttatttaaatggctTCGAAAATTAACCAAtatgttaataataactaatatataaatatttataacagcTCGGCCATCCGCTTTTCAACGAGTCCCTCGTTGTTATGTGTAAGTTTaacccaaaataaaaataagtgaaaaagagcaaaacaaaaaaacacaacaCTAAGTAACAGGCTgtaaactatacaaaaatagtGTATGTAACATAAAGTAAAAGAAATTAAGAACATGCATACCATTAAAGTTGTTTACATTACCTAAGCCGAATTAGTCACTAGTTAATAGAACTCAGATTAAATTCTTAGTTCATTTATTCttagatttacttttaaacttccTTGTATTATTACATAACTttcattaacaaaatatttataacttttcaGGGTGTCGGTTACCTGACATCCTTCACTTACttcacatttttaatatcaGCAGTATACTCATTAATCCATGACCTTGACCAATAAGTATACTTATGTTTCAATGACTAAAATGTGTGGCATCCGTTACCTGACACCCCACACTAATTCATCAGTTCATTACCCTAACCAATGAATCAGTATTTACTAGTCCATGACGTTGACCCGCAAATATTTTAGTCATTTGTACATAAACCAATTTCGATGATACATGACACTAATCATCGATAAGTACAATCGcattttcattaattaaatctATTAGAAATAGGTACTCGAATACAATCAACCGAAAATAATTCATCATTAGTTTACCCATTTATTTAAGTCGGCAACCAATACTTAAATTTCAttgatgtatgtaaataaatttaatcgatATCTATTTACAAGTCTTAACTAGTATATCCGTCTTTAACAACGTATTCATTttctatacatttattttacaagtcTCCACATTCCGATTCGCTATCGTTACGCTCGGATTCACAATCGGTTGATACGGGTTCATTAAAACAGACCCATGGAAATATTTTATCAATGGCTACTATAGCCTCATACTTCTTACTAGTTTTTGTGAGGGGTGTGTCCTCGACCACGAATCTATCGTTGGGGAGTACCTTCTTAATTCTATAGGGGCCTTTACACTTAGGTTCAAGTTTCTTTGACTGACCTTCTATACCTGTTGGAACTCTAGCTACTCTGACCAAATCACCTTCTTTGAAACGCACTCCTATTTTCCTGTACCTATCATACCGTTTCTTGTCCTTTTCCTGTTGTGTCCTAATAAGTTCACCGGCAGCAGCCCTTACATCATCCAGATTTTCCCCGACATCGGAAGTTACTTCGTTTATTACATCATTTAGCAGACCTTCAGATGGGTTGGTTAAGTTTCGACCAAAAAGAAGTTCAGCTGGAGTCTTTTTAGTGGTGGCATGTACTGTGGTGTTGATACCCAACTGAATGTCTGGTAAATGTTCATCCCATAAACCGTTCGGTTTGTCATGATTCATTGCCCCGAGCGCCGCCAAAATGGTCCTATTATACCGTTCCACTTGGCCATTCGCTCGGGGTGTGGCAACGGCATTCAACACGTGTTTAACACCGCATGATTGGGTAAATTCCTTAAACTTCCTACTAGTAAAGCTTGTCCCTTGATCTGTAATCAGGCGGGCTGGTACGCCAAAGTAACTAAAGTGCTCTTTGAATACTCTAATGCTTGTAACTGACTTCGTATTTCGCACAGCCGTGATGTCAACAAATTTAGTAAACGCGTCCACGATaactagtatgtatgtattgccACGCTTAGTGCGGATAAACGGGCCAAGATGATCCGCATGTATGGTATGAAACGGGATGATAGCTTTAGGGATCGGGTGTAGTTCACCGGGCTTGGCACCACTTGGCAGCTTATGATGTGCGCACTGAAGGCAAgctgaaacatatttttttacaaaccgTCTCATCTTCGGGAACCAATATGTAGCTTGTAAGCGTGCCAAAGTTTTGTCAAACCCAAAGTGTCCCACGTCATCATGATTGGCTTTCAACAGCTGCCATCTGGTGCCACTTGGAACAACCCAACGAATAGTGTTTTCGTCAATTATGCGATATACACGTCCATTTACAagcttgtaatttttaaaaatatcaacggCATCTTTACATTTAGAGTCGCCTAAGATATCagctatatttttaatatcttgGTCCGTTTGTTGCACCGTCGCAAGCCAATCGTCAGTACCAACTGAAAGTACCTCTAACACGTGTTCGGTATCTGGACTACCATCTATAGCACCCCGACTAAGAGCATCTACATGTGCCATTTTGTCACCAGGACGATATTCTATTGAACAGTCATACTCTAGGAACTGCAACCACCAACGAGCGATACGCGGGACTAAATCGCGTTTGCTCAAAGTGGTACGTAAGGCATTGCAGTCTGTTACGATCGTGAATCTAATGCCCAGTAAATAGTGCCTAAACCTGTTTAGCGAAGCAATAATAGCGAGGGTTTCAAGTTCAAAGGAGTGGAACTTTTGCTCATCGACACTGGTTTGCCTACTATAATAAGCAATAGGTTTGAATACCCCAGGCTTGTCTTGCTGCATTAAGATACCGGCTACTCCGTACTTGCTCGCATCGGTGTGAAGTTGGGTTAGTGCATTAGGGTCATAAAGCCCCAGGACCGGCCTTTGTACTAAAATCTGTTTTAGTGTCTCAAATGATCCCAGTTCTTCACTACCCCACCTCCAAGGAGTGTCTTTCTTCAACAAGCTAGTTAAAGGGCGCGCTATCAAGGCGAATCCTGCAACAAACCTCCTAAAGAAACTAGCAAGTCCTAAAAATCTCCTAACTTCATGAACATTGGTTGGTGTAGGGAATCTGGATATGGCTTCTGTCTTGAGGGACCCTGGTCTAACACCTTCTGAACTGACTTCGTAACCCAGGTAGTCTATTTTACTATAGAAAAAATTGCACTTACTCATTTTGAGTGTTAGACCACTTTTTGCTAGTAAACTCAGCACCTCTTCCAACCGTACCATACCCTCGTCGAAGGACTTAGCAGGGATCAAAATATCGTCCATGTAGACCAATGCATAAGACGAAGCGGACGAATTGTGAATGATTTTATTCATTGTACGCTGAAATACGGATGGTGCGTTTACTAGCCCAAAGGGCATCCTGTTATACTCGTACTGACCTTGAGGGGTAACGAAGGCAGTTTTTTCCCGAGAACTCTCAGCTATTGGAATCTGGTAGTAGCCTGACGCCAAGTCGAGGGTAATGAAAAGAGAATTTCCCGCTAATAAGTCTAACTGGTCCTCGATACGAGGTAAAGGGTAGTGCTCTTTCTTTGTTTTGCGATTCAGAGCGCGATAGTCAACGCATAATCTCTTCTCTCCAGACTTCTTGTTGACTAGCACTATAGGACTCGCATAAGGACTGTTAGACTCCCGAATAATGCCAGTTTCTAACATTTCTTTTATCATATCTTGAACTAATTGGCGTTCAGTAAAGGATAAACGGTATGGTCGATAGACTACAGGGTCAGGATCATCCAGTTGAATCACCATTTCAGTTTCTGTTGTAAATCCAAGATCTTTTAATCCAATCGAAAAACAAGATTTATATTTATCCAACAGGACTCTTAATGACTCCTTTTGCTGGGCTGTTAAGTTTTCTCCACAACTAATTGGTGATTCATCTGTGGACGGTTGCTCACTAGCGTCTAATCTTTGAACCTGTAGACTATCAGTTAAAGCGTGGCTCCGAGTTATAAGGCTACCCTTTTCTATAACCAGATTATTGTTGCTAATATTCTGAATAAGGACCCTACCCGTACCCTGCGTCAATTGATACTCGCCgggtaataaataatgttcatGGCCTACAATATTGCGCACGGTTCCATTAACGTAAACCTTACCCGAAAAATAATTGCGCGAGCCAACTAGGACCGCTCTTAGTTCGCCGCATCCTATGCGCGTCTCTTCCTCACATAAAAGCGGACAAATCAGAACCGTCTCTGCACTAACCCTCTGAAAAATGACATCCGATTCTGTCTTGACTATTTTGACTGATGGTCTTTCGGTAAAAGTGTGGCCTAGTAGTACAggacaatttattaaataatcatCTACTATTAAAATCTCTACGTGATTTTCTACTACGCCCTGCACTTCTATCGTAACATTAGCTTTACCAAGTGGGTTATATGGCACGTTACCTATACCTCTTAATAATGGCACTTTTCCTACCTTCCAATCTATTGCTAAACGCTGAGCTTCACTGAGACGCACCAAAGTACCTTCGCTCCCCAAATCAACAAGACATTCTGAAAATAGACCGTTAATTTTGATAGGCATTCTATACTTAGCACTTGAATCACCTGTGTTTTCTactttcaaaattgtttttggtttatcaTTGGTACTTTGCTTTGTCCCAGGACACTCAGTGTCCTTATGCCCTAATAAATTACACTTAGCGCACTGTATCTTCGGTTTTGTGCATCGAAAGAAAGGGTGACCTGTTTCTTTACAATTGTAACATACCATGCTGGATCCGGATTGCTTTTGAGAACTGACACCTACTTTATTACtagaaaatgtattattttgtgaGCGCCTATCTCTATCTTTCCCCTTTAACTGTTCGTTTGTGGACCTATCAACTTTTACTGTTTTCAGAAACTTGAGAACCAACTCTGGTTCGGTAAATTCTGCTCCTTGTGCACCCAATCTAACACCACGATCTTCTATACCTGCTATGATACAATCAACGGCACGTTTTCCCGAAATTTCACATCGATTTAGAAGATTCATTTTAGCATAGTAGTACATTTCTAATGACTCCCCATAGCGTACCTTTTTATTGAGCATTTCCGTTAGTAAATCAGCATAATTGTCCCTTGTTGGAAAAGATTCCTTAAGCTTTAGTTTCCATTCTGGCCAAGAGAATAACAGTGAGGGTAGGCCTTGATACCAGGTTTTAGCTACACCCGTTAATTTTGGTAAAGCGTAGTGGATCACTTGTTTATCGCTCCAACCATAGATTTGTGAACATTCGTCGACTTTATGAAGCCACGTATCAACCGTTTGTTCCTTGCATAAAGGGTCAAACTCAGGAATTACATTGTTCAACACAGGAAACTTATCACGATCGCTACTATTATTCATACCCTTaagagcattaataaacttctCAATAAACAAATTGTTATCTGACTCACGACCACGACGTATTGCTTCACGGGACGGCGTACGAACGCGCGAAGCTCTGCACCTAGATGAACGTCTGGATTCTGTGCAGCACGTCTCACGCCGCCCTGGAGTACGCGACCGTGTCCTGGAGCGCCAATCACGGGGATATCGCGAGCTTGTCCTCCTTGAACGTTGTGACCGGGAGCGAGACCGACTAATCGTCAATCGTGATCGCCTTCCTCTCGACCTTCTGGACCGCGACCGGCGGTGGCGGTTGACACGGCTCTCTTCAGGTGAACGCATACGCCCTCTACCACGGCTACGGCTCCGAGTCGCTTCGCGGAGTCTTAGTGGCGGCGTAAGCGTCCCGTGAGACGCCCTTCGTTCGTCCATATTCTCGTGACctcaatacataaaaaaaagaaatattcgTTAAGAAGATTCtttaattatcatttttttcaaaGCATAGTTAAGAAAggcacaaaagaaaaacttaagTTGCTCAGCAGGTAACGCAATAacgtatatataggtacatgaAACATTTTGGTAATAAATTCCCCGTAATTATAGGATAACTAAtgcgtaaattaaataaagccaCAAAGGAGAATGAAACAAAATGCGTCCGTCGCGCATGTATAAACACGAGTATTAACGGACTTTTCTTTTCGGAAATTTCGCCATGGTATTTCAGTAAACAACATTAAAAACGGCTTCGTGGGTCTCAGTGTATCGAAAGAATATACTCTACTCAAATTCCGAAAAGAAAATGTAGGTAAGAAATTTCACTTTTTGTCCTTTACTTCAATTTTGTGATTACAAACTTTGATAAATTAATTCACGAATGTACACTTTCTATACACTGATTTCGGAGGGTAAGTAATAaagcgaaataaaaataacagtaaacACTTACGTTTTCTATGCAAACCAAATGATTATTTGTATCTCCAGTCCAATCCAAATATTTTGTGGGCAATTAAGTTGCAATCCCACTTCTGAAATGTGAACCGTACTGGTTCAACACTCAGAAGTAAGGAGTTTGAATGCAGAAACACTCAGCAGtattggaaaacagttttattgtttaaaagttaCAACAGTTCAACTTAGTTAAGTAGACAAATCGCAGTACTCTCAAATTATTTTACTAGCCCTGATGCTGAAAAACGAATGTCCCGGCATACCACCGTAGGCCGTCTGTCAAATGTCTTTCCCGCCATTTtacttgcttgtgattggtcgTCGATAAGTGTCATCCCTCGACCGATCACAAGAAACCAAcacaactatttttaattataatattttatttaaatggctTCGAAAATTAACCAAtatgttaataataactaatatataaatatttataacacaCATTTTGAATATACTAATTACACTTGTTTCACGACAACGTCGACTATTGTCATTAGTCCACGGTCGCCCTGAGACCGATTCGATATAAATGTAAGGATACCGTTCAAGACATGGGTAATTCtcactccgcgaagtgatctgactcactagatccagctccggtggtCGGTACCgacgaatccgcttattgaatccgactcctttattgactccggttcttacgagcgatttattaatttatctatggccgatccgctccGGCTCGtgcggtcggtcggtgtcggtacggtactgcggtccccacccgctgactgaactgaagtacagattcgtga is from Choristoneura fumiferana chromosome 28, NRCan_CFum_1, whole genome shotgun sequence and encodes:
- the LOC141443979 gene encoding uncharacterized protein — encoded protein: MESTNMTSEWVTTVTIVKEEPVEVPECDVVIEEEPKDYSGALLANRDLKKGDSSPKESEEVNTNSLNKMIEAVPKEDCDAAVEDWPPYPDVKVEVLLDAPPPSGDRHFYPVIRLRHLRQSLQTKLIIIPSQKTAFR